The proteins below are encoded in one region of Parvicella tangerina:
- the rpsF gene encoding 30S ribosomal protein S6, translating into MNRYETVFILTPVLSDVQAKEAVEKFTKVLTDAKAKIVHKEDWGLKKLAYPIQKKSTGFYNLIEFEAEGNVIAELEIAFKRDERVMRFLTMKMDKHHVEFNEKGRAMAKA; encoded by the coding sequence ATGAATCGTTACGAGACTGTTTTCATTTTGACTCCCGTTTTGTCTGATGTACAGGCAAAGGAAGCAGTAGAAAAATTCACAAAGGTTTTGACTGATGCGAAAGCTAAAATCGTCCACAAAGAAGATTGGGGATTGAAAAAATTGGCTTATCCAATTCAGAAAAAATCTACAGGTTTCTACAATCTGATCGAATTTGAAGCTGAGGGAAATGTAATCGCTGAATTAGAAATTGCTTTCAAACGTGATGAGCGTGTGATGCGTTTTTTGACCATGAAAATGGACAAGCACCACGTTGAATTCAACGAGAAAGGAAGAGCAATGGCTAAAGCTTAA
- a CDS encoding DNA-3-methyladenine glycosylase I — translation MARCEWCGDDPLYVKYHDDEWGVPVKDDQKMFEFLILETFQAGLSWITILRKRENFREAFDHFHYQKIAKYDDQKFEELINNSGIIRNRLKIKAAITNAQAFMQVQEEFGTFCKYIWSFVDHTPIQNSFQSMKELPAKTPLAEKISKDLKKRGFKFVGPTVIYAHMQATGMVNDHIITCEQYDKLKNA, via the coding sequence ATGGCAAGGTGTGAATGGTGCGGAGACGATCCGCTCTATGTAAAATATCACGATGACGAATGGGGTGTTCCCGTTAAGGATGACCAAAAAATGTTCGAGTTTCTAATTTTAGAGACCTTTCAGGCTGGACTTAGCTGGATAACGATTCTGAGAAAACGCGAAAACTTCCGAGAAGCTTTTGATCATTTTCACTATCAAAAAATAGCGAAATACGATGATCAAAAATTTGAAGAGCTAATAAACAATTCAGGCATCATTAGAAACCGACTTAAAATCAAAGCTGCTATTACAAATGCCCAGGCCTTTATGCAGGTCCAAGAAGAGTTCGGCACCTTTTGTAAATACATTTGGTCTTTCGTTGATCACACACCTATTCAGAATTCCTTTCAATCCATGAAAGAATTACCAGCCAAAACACCACTCGCTGAGAAAATTAGCAAAGACCTCAAAAAAAGAGGCTTTAAATTTGTTGGCCCAACTGTAATATATGCACACATGCAAGCCACAGGGATGGTAAACGACCACATTATCACTTGCGAACAGTATGATAAATTAAAAAATGCTTAA
- a CDS encoding regulatory protein RecX: protein MSNKIITHIEALEKARSYCAYQERCQQEVIKKLRSFKLNEDELNYVLLQLIQGDYLNEERFAQAYVSGKIRIKKWGRRKIKHHLKQKGLTDKCIELGFKEISEDEYYETLKDLASYKWKTTKETNSYKKKQKVMSYLYGKGYESDLIQDVLKEIIAS, encoded by the coding sequence TTGAGCAATAAGATCATCACCCATATTGAAGCGCTGGAAAAGGCCAGAAGTTATTGTGCGTATCAAGAGCGATGTCAGCAAGAGGTAATCAAAAAGCTTAGATCGTTTAAACTCAATGAGGATGAACTAAACTATGTTCTTCTTCAACTTATTCAAGGAGATTACCTTAACGAAGAACGCTTTGCGCAAGCGTATGTAAGTGGAAAAATAAGAATAAAAAAATGGGGACGAAGAAAGATCAAACACCACCTAAAACAAAAAGGGCTAACGGATAAATGCATCGAACTAGGGTTTAAAGAAATCAGCGAAGATGAATATTATGAAACGTTAAAAGATCTTGCGAGTTATAAATGGAAAACAACAAAAGAAACCAACTCCTATAAGAAAAAGCAAAAAGTAATGTCTTACCTTTACGGAAAGGGCTACGAATCAGACTTGATCCAGGACGTCCTCAAAGAAATTATAGCATCATGA
- a CDS encoding AsmA-like C-terminal region-containing protein yields the protein MWLKWTKRILAGLGILIVLIVAFFFTVVYIYEDEVKQYAIDELNKNLKVKVKAPDIELTIWDQFPKASLRFNDVLIPDYLSENEQDTMMYAKHIYLSFDFWDMMAGNYKVQTVSLEGAIFNLKVNKEGESNFDIFKEDTTATQDTKFSFALKEVRGKDIQIAYIDSLTNQSYIGYAPDLTFSGDFKETVYDLKVKAKLKAKKIRSGGVTFIKDKDATLDLAMLIDRKKNKYLIQKGNVNIEELLFDVTGSYIDKADSSSVNLDVKGKNIDLASAITILPKEYMATLDKYKAKGLVVFEAKVKGMINEQETPRTSANFYLQGGSLTELNTKTSISDLSFDGFFDSDTLGTSMIYLDDIKGKIDVGQINGQVKIENLDNPKVIVSSFGSVNLKQLKDFLQSEHIEQMNGQADFDLHFIGQSKPDDFQILKSKGEFTFKNASLKLPSSALSYSQIFGDLVLNQNDAVISDFHGFIEDSDFRLDGAIKNLIPYILSDQEILTIEADLRTEKLTLDNILKATEASGDQIFTQQEPEPFVFPDNIHLNLKSQINNLYYGKFDATKVNGIVTLYDQKLSTKNVSFLANDGVYKCDVAFAQNPNLSFVWTTNLVATDIDIENFFLEMDNFGQQYLTNEHIKGKGNVQLDMAVMVNNDFSIDEKTLVAECELHVKKGQLINQPSLLEIGDYFNENKLVKVVVDTEKLQKKLKSVKFSDLHNTITIKDSKIYIPKMTLETNVLDLNLSGIHGFNDSIDYHFNFRLRKILYSNKKQEEFGPLVDDELGAKLFLHMYGHLDDPIYELDSEEKHEEIKKNIQEEKKNIKSILKSEVGIFKQDTSVKAYNEPEKPSPTFDIEWEEFDQEDDDSNEEKTESENTKKKKKKEKDKGMNKLFQKLGIQPEEKEPKVEYEIEQ from the coding sequence ATGTGGCTTAAATGGACCAAAAGAATATTAGCTGGACTGGGGATTTTGATTGTCCTCATCGTTGCCTTCTTCTTTACTGTGGTGTATATCTACGAAGACGAGGTCAAACAATATGCAATTGACGAACTCAACAAGAACCTCAAAGTAAAAGTAAAAGCTCCTGATATCGAGTTGACCATCTGGGATCAGTTCCCAAAAGCCTCTTTACGGTTTAATGATGTCTTGATTCCTGACTACCTCAGTGAGAATGAGCAAGACACGATGATGTACGCCAAACACATCTACTTATCCTTTGATTTTTGGGATATGATGGCCGGAAACTACAAGGTGCAAACCGTATCCCTGGAAGGGGCAATCTTCAACTTAAAGGTCAATAAAGAAGGTGAAAGTAACTTTGATATCTTTAAAGAAGATACCACCGCTACTCAAGATACTAAGTTTTCGTTCGCACTGAAAGAAGTAAGAGGCAAAGACATCCAAATTGCATATATAGATTCACTGACGAACCAAAGCTATATCGGGTATGCCCCTGACCTAACTTTCTCTGGTGATTTTAAAGAAACGGTTTATGACTTAAAAGTAAAAGCAAAACTAAAAGCAAAGAAAATCCGATCTGGCGGAGTAACCTTCATCAAAGATAAAGATGCCACATTGGATCTGGCTATGCTTATTGATCGCAAAAAAAATAAATACCTCATCCAAAAAGGAAATGTAAATATCGAGGAGCTTCTTTTTGACGTTACCGGTAGCTATATCGATAAGGCTGATAGCAGCAGCGTGAATTTGGATGTAAAAGGAAAAAACATTGATCTTGCCTCAGCGATTACCATTTTGCCCAAAGAGTACATGGCTACGCTGGACAAATACAAAGCAAAAGGATTAGTTGTATTTGAAGCTAAGGTAAAAGGCATGATTAACGAACAAGAGACTCCCAGAACATCCGCAAATTTTTACTTACAGGGAGGCAGTCTAACCGAGCTCAACACCAAAACGAGTATCTCCGACCTCTCTTTTGATGGGTTCTTTGATTCTGACACCTTGGGGACTTCTATGATCTACCTGGATGATATTAAAGGTAAAATTGATGTGGGGCAGATCAACGGACAGGTAAAAATAGAGAATCTAGATAACCCGAAAGTCATTGTAAGTTCCTTTGGATCGGTTAACCTGAAACAGTTAAAGGATTTTCTACAGAGCGAGCATATTGAGCAGATGAATGGTCAAGCAGATTTTGATCTACACTTCATTGGACAAAGTAAACCCGATGACTTTCAAATCTTAAAATCAAAAGGAGAGTTTACGTTTAAAAATGCCAGTCTGAAATTACCCAGCTCTGCCCTATCGTACTCGCAGATTTTTGGGGACCTTGTTCTTAATCAAAATGATGCCGTAATCTCCGATTTTCATGGGTTCATTGAAGATAGTGACTTCCGTTTAGATGGCGCAATCAAAAATCTGATTCCGTACATCCTAAGCGATCAGGAAATCTTAACCATAGAAGCTGACCTACGAACAGAAAAATTAACACTGGATAATATTCTAAAAGCAACAGAAGCCTCAGGCGATCAAATTTTTACTCAACAGGAGCCTGAACCATTTGTATTCCCAGATAACATACACCTTAACTTGAAGTCTCAAATCAACAACCTGTATTACGGAAAGTTTGATGCTACCAAAGTAAATGGAATTGTAACGCTCTATGATCAAAAGCTGAGCACCAAGAATGTATCGTTTCTGGCAAACGATGGCGTCTATAAGTGCGATGTTGCCTTTGCCCAAAACCCCAACTTATCATTTGTCTGGACGACTAATCTCGTTGCCACCGACATTGATATCGAAAACTTCTTTCTGGAGATGGACAACTTTGGGCAGCAATATTTGACTAACGAGCACATCAAAGGAAAAGGAAATGTTCAACTTGATATGGCTGTTATGGTCAATAATGACTTTAGCATCGATGAAAAAACACTCGTGGCAGAATGCGAACTGCATGTCAAAAAAGGTCAGTTGATCAATCAGCCCTCACTGCTAGAAATCGGTGACTATTTTAATGAAAATAAGTTGGTTAAGGTAGTTGTGGACACTGAAAAACTTCAGAAAAAATTGAAAAGCGTTAAGTTCTCTGACCTACACAACACCATCACGATCAAAGACAGTAAAATATACATTCCAAAAATGACCCTGGAAACTAATGTACTCGATCTTAACTTAAGTGGTATTCATGGTTTTAACGATTCTATTGACTATCATTTCAATTTTAGACTAAGAAAAATCTTGTATTCCAACAAAAAACAAGAAGAATTCGGACCTTTGGTAGACGATGAACTTGGTGCTAAATTGTTCTTGCACATGTATGGCCATTTAGACGACCCGATTTACGAATTAGATTCTGAAGAGAAACACGAAGAGATCAAGAAGAACATTCAGGAAGAAAAGAAGAACATTAAATCAATACTCAAGTCTGAAGTTGGGATCTTTAAGCAAGACACCTCTGTAAAAGCCTATAACGAACCTGAAAAGCCTTCTCCTACCTTTGACATCGAATGGGAAGAGTTTGATCAAGAAGATGACGATTCGAATGAAGAAAAAACAGAATCTGAAAACACTAAAAAGAAAAAGAAGAAAGAAAAGGACAAAGGGATGAACAAACTTTTTCAAAAACTCGGTATTCAACCAGAAGAAAAAGAGCCAAAAGTAGAATACGAAATTGAGCAATAA
- a CDS encoding PKD domain-containing protein has protein sequence MRNLLVILFLLFVVQLNFAQLIFEQDVVKNGGITGAGFSGGLGYGSGEFDIFIEPGATIKKAYLFCYRVGYPYENEYVLNNDTIVFDTTNLISSFGHLNEYFEPINLYYCDYTSDLDPGITHYDIELPVKTGDPINWGYCTIYMVVVYESPSLSGALSYEMVFNDQDCYGFEAYSSVQLNKVDYNYPVGFALYTDRYGGALTYYSYLLTINGNQLGYAGGDDQVNSAYGAAGVKGNFYYQNQTLYGLDDDTPDAFVDSTDGLADISSYIDQVTNSFDFSLRHEDYPNNIHISTGVSLGYFVSYTTTCDTFTVDVPAEYLACKGDSIQLTVAGGSQYEWLPQKDLSCYTCPQPYFSGDTSQVYRVRVWNNDSCSKVLPVSIRVVDKPEPPVLSVSPTRCSDSSGIIEVDVVENTHQYLVNNGTVQSSNVFDSLSFGSYLVTTVDTNNCTASTAVFVDQTFPVAAFQATPQEGDVPLDVQFYNQSLYGYDYLWYIDDDTLTTTSPQVTFDEEGTYEVTLITYDQYPQCADTASLYVHAEYPLVVFAPSLHTDRQAPYQIYTTGVDAMTYELYNEIGQLVIYEELTPSTGHTELWQPYELAKGVYFYRIVVTYDQSKEKVFAGKVVRQ, from the coding sequence TTGCGAAACCTTTTAGTCATATTGTTTCTTTTGTTTGTCGTGCAGTTGAATTTTGCTCAGCTCATCTTTGAGCAAGACGTTGTAAAAAATGGAGGGATTACTGGTGCCGGTTTTTCAGGAGGGTTAGGGTATGGTTCTGGCGAATTTGATATCTTCATTGAACCAGGAGCTACTATTAAGAAAGCCTATTTATTTTGCTATCGTGTTGGTTATCCTTATGAGAATGAATATGTACTGAACAATGATACGATTGTTTTTGATACCACTAACCTGATTTCTTCTTTTGGACATTTAAATGAATACTTTGAGCCTATTAACTTGTATTATTGCGATTATACCAGTGATCTGGACCCGGGAATAACTCATTATGATATAGAGCTGCCGGTTAAGACAGGTGATCCCATTAATTGGGGGTATTGTACCATTTATATGGTAGTCGTTTATGAATCTCCTTCCTTGTCAGGAGCTCTGAGTTATGAAATGGTTTTTAATGATCAGGACTGTTATGGTTTTGAAGCCTATTCATCGGTTCAATTGAATAAAGTAGATTATAATTATCCGGTCGGCTTTGCTTTGTATACAGATCGCTATGGAGGAGCGTTAACTTATTATTCTTATCTATTAACCATAAACGGAAATCAATTGGGCTACGCAGGAGGCGATGATCAGGTAAATTCAGCTTATGGAGCAGCTGGTGTCAAAGGAAATTTTTATTACCAAAACCAAACGTTGTATGGACTGGATGACGATACCCCGGATGCCTTTGTAGACAGTACAGATGGTTTGGCAGATATTTCAAGCTATATTGATCAGGTTACCAATAGTTTTGATTTTTCGCTGAGGCATGAAGACTACCCGAACAACATTCACATTAGTACAGGAGTAAGCTTGGGGTATTTTGTGTCTTACACCACTACTTGTGATACATTCACCGTAGATGTGCCCGCTGAGTATTTGGCTTGTAAAGGGGATAGCATCCAACTGACTGTTGCAGGAGGTTCACAATATGAATGGTTACCTCAAAAAGATCTGTCCTGTTATACGTGCCCTCAACCTTACTTTAGTGGAGATACCAGCCAGGTTTACAGGGTCAGGGTTTGGAATAACGATAGTTGTAGTAAAGTGCTTCCGGTGAGTATTCGGGTGGTGGATAAGCCTGAACCTCCTGTTTTGTCAGTCAGTCCAACACGGTGTAGTGACAGCAGTGGGATCATTGAAGTTGATGTTGTAGAAAACACGCATCAATACCTGGTCAATAACGGTACTGTCCAAAGTTCTAATGTATTTGATAGTTTGTCATTTGGTTCTTATTTGGTCACTACGGTCGATACCAACAATTGTACTGCCAGCACAGCAGTTTTTGTGGATCAAACCTTTCCAGTAGCCGCGTTTCAGGCAACGCCCCAGGAAGGAGATGTTCCACTGGATGTGCAGTTTTATAACCAAAGTTTATACGGCTACGACTATTTGTGGTATATCGATGATGATACATTAACCACTACCAGTCCTCAGGTAACATTTGATGAAGAAGGAACCTATGAAGTTACCTTAATTACCTATGATCAATATCCTCAATGCGCTGATACTGCCTCTCTATATGTGCATGCTGAATATCCCTTGGTCGTCTTTGCGCCTTCGTTACATACAGATCGACAAGCACCTTATCAAATTTACACCACAGGAGTAGATGCAATGACGTATGAGCTTTATAATGAAATCGGACAGTTGGTGATTTATGAAGAGCTTACTCCATCAACAGGACATACTGAACTATGGCAACCGTATGAACTGGCTAAGGGTGTTTATTTTTATCGGATAGTGGTCACCTACGACCAATCAAAAGAGAAAGTGTTTGCAGGGAAGGTGGTGAGACAGTGA